A part of Melittangium boletus DSM 14713 genomic DNA contains:
- a CDS encoding AAA family ATPase produces MITSLQLRRFKGHRDTTVPLGRLTVLVGPNGAGKTSVLQALGLISRLMENKPADVLQGEFSPQDLLRRSEQAPITLSMEGMDDARPWKLSLHFSPEPPGDRQGLKIDWSYGQDEGHVGTDAKPFEHAQQEAQGSRLASLVSPAVLYRFEADRIAAAAYSDEESPAVKADGGNIAVVLAALKLEREELFEQIESQLRKIVPSVQRIRIRRVKMQSSLFLAPSDEPRIGNKVFIDFKGAADVPAHGASEGTLVTLALLTALFSPKRPRLILLDDIDQSLHPQAQMELVSELKRLLEHFPEIQIVATTHSPYILDALDPSDVRVFAQHEDGSVACRLLSEHPQAEKARGTLTAGQLWSLDPEWRWVLGER; encoded by the coding sequence ATGATCACGTCCCTTCAACTCCGGCGCTTCAAGGGCCACCGAGACACCACCGTCCCCCTGGGACGCCTGACCGTGCTCGTGGGTCCAAATGGCGCTGGAAAAACCAGTGTGCTTCAGGCGCTCGGCCTGATCTCCAGGCTCATGGAGAACAAGCCCGCGGATGTCCTCCAGGGGGAGTTCAGTCCGCAGGACCTCCTGCGCCGCTCGGAGCAGGCGCCCATCACCCTCTCCATGGAAGGAATGGACGACGCGCGGCCTTGGAAGCTCTCCCTCCATTTCTCCCCGGAGCCACCAGGCGACCGCCAAGGACTCAAGATCGATTGGTCGTATGGGCAGGACGAAGGCCATGTGGGGACGGACGCCAAACCCTTCGAGCACGCGCAGCAAGAGGCGCAGGGTAGTCGACTCGCATCACTCGTCAGTCCGGCGGTGCTCTACCGCTTCGAGGCGGACCGGATCGCCGCCGCTGCGTACAGCGACGAAGAGAGCCCCGCTGTCAAAGCAGATGGAGGAAACATCGCGGTCGTTCTCGCGGCGCTGAAACTCGAGCGTGAAGAACTCTTCGAGCAGATCGAGTCGCAGTTGCGCAAGATCGTCCCGAGCGTTCAGCGGATTCGCATCCGGCGCGTCAAAATGCAGTCCTCGCTCTTTCTTGCTCCCTCCGATGAGCCGCGGATCGGCAACAAGGTCTTCATCGACTTCAAAGGGGCCGCCGATGTCCCGGCCCACGGAGCCAGCGAGGGGACGCTCGTCACGCTCGCGCTGCTGACCGCTCTCTTCAGTCCGAAGCGCCCGCGTCTCATCCTGCTCGACGATATCGACCAGTCCCTTCACCCCCAGGCCCAGATGGAGCTGGTGAGCGAGTTGAAGCGCCTGCTCGAGCACTTTCCGGAGATCCAGATCGTCGCCACCACCCATTCGCCTTACATCCTCGACGCGCTCGACCCTTCTGATGTTCGCGTGTTCGCCCAGCACGAGGACGGTTCGGTGGCCTGTCGGCTTCTGTCGGAGCATCCACAAGCGGAGAAGGCGCGCGGAACCCTCACCGCGGGACAACTCTGGAGTCTCGATCCGGAGTGGCGATGGGTCTTGGGAGAGCGCTGA
- a CDS encoding DUF2380 domain-containing protein codes for MMSGAVPQSAEESRPRSATSTRQAVLGAVEDVSGSTRRIADSLSLIEARQAGISGRANGVFTPYVAYGSQQLKWLRTALGGANQLAHAASEVDDPDMELALLRLSGPRLEASMSGALLLSAWLDYLNLVDVVLQKYPLYSVEQLLVDTDRVHKRLDPSMTALASLEPEQVEATAGTLPGVMGQLTREFHSTREAVRVATERGGQVILAAQLVEMLVMAPTMKLTLPRLPPAAPALLGVGLMVGTDGVMMGTQVVVSAEWVEMMRRLVQAGVISLPAVSATVRIHAGQVMMSQRHDELPQSVRDALGEGPEVRGMHETGKAGAGMAQPPRHHVLPREHRKWFEQRGFTGEMSIDQFCVRMEQAHHEALHGGGSWHLGRQWPDEWNQMIMKVLRDAETDAGRMLTRNEILRIAAKNMKRYEIPMTFTPWRGR; via the coding sequence ATGATGAGCGGCGCGGTCCCCCAAAGCGCCGAGGAGTCCAGACCGCGGAGCGCCACCTCGACCCGTCAAGCGGTCCTCGGTGCCGTTGAAGATGTGTCCGGCTCCACACGCCGCATCGCCGACTCACTCTCCCTGATTGAGGCCCGCCAGGCGGGCATCAGCGGCCGGGCCAACGGTGTGTTCACCCCCTACGTCGCCTATGGATCACAGCAACTGAAATGGCTCCGCACCGCGCTCGGTGGCGCCAATCAACTCGCTCACGCAGCCTCTGAGGTCGATGACCCGGACATGGAGCTCGCCCTGCTCCGCCTCTCCGGCCCACGGCTTGAGGCCTCAATGTCCGGAGCCCTGCTGCTCTCCGCCTGGCTTGATTACCTGAACCTCGTCGATGTCGTGCTCCAGAAGTACCCCCTCTACAGCGTGGAGCAGCTACTCGTGGACACGGACCGTGTACACAAGAGGCTCGATCCCTCCATGACGGCACTCGCCTCTCTGGAGCCCGAGCAGGTCGAAGCCACCGCGGGAACACTCCCCGGAGTGATGGGCCAGCTTACCCGCGAGTTCCATTCAACCCGAGAGGCCGTGCGCGTGGCGACCGAGCGCGGCGGTCAGGTCATCCTGGCGGCGCAGCTCGTGGAGATGCTCGTCATGGCCCCAACGATGAAGCTGACGCTGCCGCGACTGCCACCCGCCGCTCCCGCGCTACTTGGCGTGGGCCTCATGGTGGGAACCGACGGCGTGATGATGGGCACCCAAGTGGTCGTCTCCGCCGAATGGGTGGAGATGATGCGCCGACTCGTTCAGGCGGGTGTCATCTCCCTTCCAGCCGTCAGCGCCACTGTGCGCATTCACGCTGGCCAGGTGATGATGTCGCAACGGCACGACGAGTTGCCGCAGAGCGTGCGCGACGCGTTGGGCGAAGGACCCGAGGTGCGCGGCATGCACGAGACTGGCAAAGCGGGGGCCGGCATGGCCCAACCACCGCGACACCATGTCCTGCCACGAGAGCACCGTAAGTGGTTCGAGCAGCGGGGCTTCACCGGCGAGATGAGCATCGACCAGTTCTGCGTCAGAATGGAGCAAGCCCACCACGAGGCACTCCATGGCGGCGGCAGTTGGCACCTGGGTCGTCAATGGCCCGACGAGTGGAACCAGATGATCATGAAGGTGCTGCGCGACGCCGAGACCGACGCTGGCCGGATGCTGACGCGGAACGAGATCCTGAGGATTGCCGCCAAAAACATGAAGCGCTACGAAATCCCAATGACCTTCACTCCGTGGAGAGGGCGATGA
- a CDS encoding NUDIX hydrolase — MSEGHPWDGKWKTRLYERVRERGYDSLTAFAEARPTASLVALAEELGEFAGVQVFSGLVAEAERSHQLTRLVRGQFVREFSENLPDGWPTVMDDEARFAVAEALSFWSAYTPKTHEKRVEQARAALRAAPPPPGWRPLGPDDELLLTLLPDEEV; from the coding sequence ATGAGCGAGGGACATCCCTGGGATGGCAAGTGGAAGACCCGCCTGTATGAGCGGGTTCGCGAGCGGGGCTACGATTCGCTCACCGCCTTCGCAGAGGCGCGCCCCACTGCATCGCTGGTGGCGCTGGCCGAGGAACTCGGGGAGTTCGCCGGAGTGCAGGTATTCAGCGGGTTGGTGGCCGAGGCGGAGCGGAGCCATCAGCTCACACGCCTGGTACGCGGGCAGTTCGTGCGCGAATTTTCCGAAAATCTGCCCGATGGTTGGCCGACCGTGATGGACGACGAAGCCCGGTTCGCCGTTGCCGAGGCGCTCAGCTTCTGGTCCGCGTACACCCCAAAAACCCATGAGAAGCGCGTCGAGCAGGCCAGGGCGGCGCTCCGCGCCGCGCCACCTCCGCCCGGCTGGCGCCCGCTCGGACCCGACGATGAACTGCTCCTCACCCTCTTGCCAGACGAGGAAGTCTGA
- a CDS encoding DUF2381 family protein, translating into MTSAAPARETEKPAVRPILLSEHPDRPTHRVYVKGQVVTTLRFKKAVDPDKTKMIGWEGRLEPLAVVRNKVLLEPIHDLDSDEAIPLAVTLVDGTEVAFLLRPTGHETWSWTDQQVNVFEDPKSFPAMHGALMRALEENDSLTEENARYRKEENSEDHALAALLTSGALAQTPFKLARYEDGQDDGIDIRATLYKGKGKAAVVFRVRNLSSKQPWSMKSARILTVASGRERAVAARSSLATIAPGESGVIAIVADRSAFMEDGKPTSVFLELYRHDGLRQVLVQLDPDLVAQ; encoded by the coding sequence ATGACGTCGGCGGCTCCCGCCCGTGAGACGGAGAAGCCCGCGGTTCGTCCCATCCTTCTCTCCGAGCACCCTGACCGACCCACTCACCGCGTTTATGTGAAGGGACAGGTCGTCACCACGCTCCGCTTCAAGAAGGCCGTGGACCCGGACAAGACGAAGATGATCGGCTGGGAGGGTCGGCTCGAGCCGCTGGCGGTGGTCCGCAACAAGGTCCTGCTGGAGCCCATCCACGATCTCGACTCCGATGAGGCGATCCCCCTGGCCGTCACGCTGGTGGATGGAACGGAAGTGGCCTTTCTCCTGAGACCCACGGGGCATGAAACGTGGTCCTGGACGGACCAACAGGTCAACGTGTTCGAGGACCCGAAGAGCTTCCCGGCCATGCACGGAGCCTTGATGCGCGCCCTCGAGGAGAATGACTCCCTGACCGAGGAGAACGCGCGTTATCGCAAGGAGGAGAACTCGGAGGACCACGCCCTGGCCGCCTTGCTGACCTCGGGCGCATTGGCACAGACGCCGTTCAAGCTCGCGCGCTACGAGGATGGTCAGGATGACGGCATCGACATCAGGGCAACCCTGTACAAGGGAAAGGGCAAGGCAGCGGTCGTCTTCCGCGTCAGGAATCTATCCTCCAAACAGCCCTGGAGCATGAAGTCGGCACGTATCCTGACCGTCGCCAGCGGTCGTGAGCGCGCTGTCGCCGCGCGTTCGAGCCTCGCCACGATTGCCCCCGGTGAGTCGGGCGTTATCGCCATTGTCGCCGACAGGAGCGCGTTCATGGAGGATGGCAAACCAACCTCGGTCTTCCTTGAACTCTACCGGCACGATGGACTTCGACAGGTCCTCGTCCAGCTAGATCCAGACCTCGTTGCGCAGTAG
- a CDS encoding alkaline phosphatase family protein, protein MSWKKTWAGTGLLVLSACVTTVGCDKNKPVDEPEPNPVVRRNKLIIFVWDGLRPDYINPTDTPNVHALRTRGVWFEDNHSTYPTFTLINGATFATGAFPGVTGFNGNAAYAPGPKVENATGAIADFHAPVFVDDWRLLDQLGAYYEETFHEPLLNAKTLFSAAHDAGLKTVTLGKSGPAYLQDASRGGLLIDENTVWPLATAQDLQQKGFKLPKNTNLMHPGLTLAADNGAPTGTAPFVYFSDGKTPDASDTGGGRHLTQNQNLTNYFTEYVLPEYVPDLSLIWLRTVDATQHDYGPGSANTLTALRLQDKLLGQIVAKLEARGELASTNILIASDHSHSSVSGPLSLFPLRGVAADGTTGKNKAGEPSVTGFSASGFVRSADLLTRAGFHAYDGSGCDNSPVLSGIRADGSFVYPQQTDTEGSICGTKGAKYTTPSYAVPETLPADAIIIAAPGGSDQFYIPSHDPELVKRLVKFLQSREEYGAIFVDSRYGDLPGTFRAKAANLENASGRSPDVTVSFTWDDKAEINGKPGIEYNSYPPYRGMHGSFSPVDVHNTLLAAGPDFKQGLTSTFPSGNTDVAPTVAHLLGLPLPTAQGRVLVEALAKTTEAPSLSVKTVTVEATPVNGLQFQMPTDPTGATLDTALTGEYSAVLQMKQLDEGNGKTFTYFDFARVTRK, encoded by the coding sequence ATGAGCTGGAAGAAGACCTGGGCGGGCACGGGGCTGCTCGTGCTGTCGGCGTGTGTCACCACGGTGGGCTGCGACAAGAACAAGCCGGTGGACGAGCCGGAGCCGAACCCCGTCGTGCGCCGCAACAAGCTGATCATCTTCGTCTGGGATGGTCTGCGGCCGGACTACATCAACCCGACGGATACGCCGAACGTCCATGCCTTGAGGACGCGGGGCGTGTGGTTCGAGGACAACCACTCGACCTACCCCACCTTCACGCTCATCAACGGCGCCACGTTCGCGACGGGGGCGTTCCCGGGGGTGACGGGCTTCAATGGCAACGCGGCCTACGCGCCGGGCCCGAAGGTGGAGAACGCCACGGGAGCGATCGCGGACTTCCACGCGCCCGTCTTCGTCGATGACTGGCGGCTGTTGGATCAACTCGGGGCCTACTACGAGGAGACCTTCCACGAGCCCCTGCTCAACGCCAAGACGCTCTTCTCGGCGGCGCATGACGCGGGCCTGAAGACGGTGACCCTGGGCAAGAGCGGTCCGGCCTACCTGCAGGACGCCTCGCGGGGAGGCCTGCTCATCGACGAGAACACCGTCTGGCCGCTCGCCACCGCGCAGGACCTGCAGCAGAAGGGCTTCAAGCTGCCGAAGAACACGAACCTCATGCACCCGGGCCTGACGCTCGCCGCGGACAACGGCGCGCCCACGGGGACGGCGCCGTTCGTCTACTTCTCCGATGGCAAGACGCCCGATGCCTCGGACACCGGCGGTGGCCGCCACCTCACGCAGAACCAGAACCTGACGAACTACTTCACCGAGTACGTGCTCCCCGAGTACGTGCCGGACCTGTCGCTCATCTGGCTGCGCACGGTGGATGCCACGCAGCATGACTACGGTCCGGGCTCGGCCAACACCCTCACCGCCCTGCGCTTGCAGGACAAGCTGCTCGGGCAGATCGTCGCGAAGCTCGAGGCGCGGGGAGAGCTCGCCTCGACGAACATCCTCATCGCCTCGGACCACTCGCACTCGTCGGTGTCCGGGCCGCTGTCGCTCTTTCCGCTGCGCGGCGTCGCGGCGGATGGGACGACGGGCAAGAACAAGGCGGGTGAGCCGAGCGTCACGGGTTTCTCGGCCTCCGGCTTCGTGCGAAGCGCGGACCTGCTGACCCGCGCGGGCTTCCACGCCTATGACGGCTCGGGCTGTGACAACTCGCCCGTGCTCAGCGGCATTCGCGCCGACGGCTCCTTCGTCTATCCCCAGCAGACGGACACCGAGGGCTCCATCTGCGGCACCAAGGGCGCGAAGTACACGACGCCGTCCTACGCGGTGCCCGAGACACTGCCCGCGGACGCCATCATCATCGCGGCGCCGGGCGGCTCGGATCAGTTCTATATCCCGAGCCATGACCCCGAGCTGGTGAAGCGGCTGGTGAAGTTCCTGCAGAGCCGCGAGGAGTACGGCGCCATCTTCGTGGACTCGCGCTACGGAGACCTTCCCGGCACCTTCCGCGCCAAGGCGGCGAACCTGGAGAACGCCTCGGGCCGCAGCCCCGACGTGACGGTGAGCTTCACCTGGGACGACAAGGCGGAGATCAACGGCAAGCCGGGCATCGAGTACAACTCCTATCCGCCGTACCGGGGCATGCACGGCAGCTTCAGCCCGGTGGACGTGCACAACACGCTCCTGGCGGCGGGGCCGGACTTCAAGCAGGGCCTCACCAGCACCTTCCCCTCGGGCAACACGGACGTGGCGCCCACGGTGGCGCACCTGCTCGGCCTGCCGTTGCCCACGGCGCAGGGCCGCGTGCTGGTCGAGGCCCTGGCGAAGACCACCGAGGCGCCTTCGCTCTCGGTCAAGACGGTGACGGTGGAGGCCACCCCCGTGAATGGACTCCAGTTCCAGATGCCCACGGATCCCACGGGCGCGACGCTCGATACGGCGCTCACGGGGGAGTACTCGGCGGTGTTGCAGATGAAGCAACTCGACGAGGGCAACGGCAAGACGTTCACCTACTTCGACTTCGCCCGGGTGACGCGCAAGTGA
- the hflX gene encoding GTPase HflX → MKDIYGNTLGLKASEQSRLRNTYRRRVSPHEIVSPELARHLTELSRETNRQVGVLLNRKGEIEHVVVGNAHKLELPDIGRARAGQVRLRGLRLVHTHLKSEPLTKDDLTDLALLRLDMVAAIGVGDTGLPGVLHYAHLVPENGDGNFWSVTTLPDVHDGQPDVLDTLEALEEELNRKAAAHRVSGRDKALLVAVCLDGNRAAAEASLAELKELARTAGVEVLDSVLQMRREADPRYLIGRGKLEELNLRSMQAMADVLIFDKDLTPSQGRHISEATSLKVIDRTQLILDIFAQRAQSAEGKLQVELAQLKYRLPRLVQSDTSLSRLAGGIGGRGPGETKLEIDRRRARERINHLEKRIDSLSREREVRRAQRNRRDLPVISIVGYTNAGKSTLLNAITGAEVLAENKLFATLDPTSRRLRFPQEREVIITDTVGFIRDLPKDLVAAFRATLEELYDADLLLHVVDAGDPARDEQVAAVENILESLELMQKPRLMVWNKADLLSAEDVEALLRTRGGVAISAAQREGLAALLTKADTTLFAEGASQHLGVM, encoded by the coding sequence TTGAAGGACATCTACGGCAACACCCTCGGCCTCAAGGCAAGCGAACAGAGTCGTTTGCGCAACACCTATCGGCGCCGCGTGTCGCCCCATGAGATTGTTTCCCCGGAACTCGCCCGCCACCTCACCGAGCTGTCCCGGGAGACGAACCGACAGGTGGGCGTACTGCTCAACCGCAAGGGGGAAATCGAACACGTCGTGGTGGGCAACGCCCACAAGCTGGAACTGCCCGACATCGGCCGTGCCCGCGCGGGCCAGGTGCGTCTGCGCGGCCTGCGGCTCGTCCACACCCACCTCAAGAGCGAACCCCTCACCAAGGACGACCTGACGGACCTCGCGCTGCTGCGCCTGGACATGGTCGCCGCCATCGGCGTGGGCGACACGGGTCTGCCCGGCGTGCTGCACTACGCGCACCTGGTGCCCGAGAACGGGGACGGCAACTTCTGGAGCGTCACCACCCTGCCGGATGTCCACGACGGCCAGCCCGACGTGCTCGACACCCTGGAGGCGCTGGAGGAAGAGCTCAACCGCAAGGCCGCCGCGCACCGCGTCTCCGGCCGCGACAAGGCCCTGCTCGTGGCGGTGTGCCTGGATGGCAACCGCGCCGCCGCCGAGGCCAGCCTCGCCGAGCTCAAGGAGCTGGCGCGCACCGCCGGCGTCGAGGTGCTCGACAGCGTGCTGCAGATGCGCCGCGAGGCCGACCCGCGCTACCTCATCGGGCGCGGCAAGCTCGAGGAGCTGAACCTGCGCTCCATGCAGGCCATGGCGGACGTCCTCATCTTCGACAAGGACCTCACCCCCTCGCAGGGCCGCCACATCAGCGAGGCCACGAGCCTCAAGGTCATCGACCGCACCCAGCTCATCCTCGACATCTTCGCCCAGCGGGCGCAGAGCGCCGAGGGCAAGCTCCAGGTGGAACTCGCCCAGCTCAAGTACCGGCTGCCCCGGCTGGTGCAGAGCGACACCTCGCTCAGCCGCCTGGCGGGCGGTATCGGCGGACGAGGCCCTGGCGAAACGAAGCTGGAAATCGATCGCCGCCGCGCGCGCGAGCGCATCAACCACCTGGAGAAGCGCATCGACTCGCTGTCGCGCGAGCGCGAGGTGCGCCGCGCCCAGCGCAACCGGCGCGACCTGCCGGTCATCTCCATCGTGGGCTACACCAACGCGGGCAAGTCCACGCTCCTCAACGCCATCACCGGCGCCGAGGTGCTGGCGGAGAACAAGCTGTTCGCCACGTTGGATCCCACCAGCCGCCGGCTGCGCTTCCCCCAGGAGCGCGAGGTCATCATCACCGACACGGTGGGTTTCATCCGCGACCTGCCCAAGGACCTGGTGGCCGCCTTCCGCGCCACGCTGGAGGAGTTGTACGACGCGGACCTGCTCCTGCACGTGGTGGACGCGGGAGACCCCGCGCGCGACGAGCAGGTGGCGGCCGTGGAGAACATCCTCGAATCGCTGGAGCTGATGCAGAAGCCGCGCCTCATGGTGTGGAACAAGGCGGACCTGCTGTCGGCCGAGGACGTGGAGGCGCTCTTGCGCACCCGGGGCGGCGTGGCCATCAGCGCCGCGCAGCGCGAGGGCCTGGCCGCTCTCCTGACGAAGGCGGACACCACCCTCTTCGCCGAGGGCGCCTCGCAGCACCTGGGCGTCATGTAG